From the genome of Staphylococcus haemolyticus, one region includes:
- the icd gene encoding NADP-dependent isocitrate dehydrogenase, producing the protein MSAEKITRINDGLNVPNEPIIPFIIGDGIGPDIWKAASRVIDAAVEKAYNGEKRIEWKEVLAGQKAFDETGEWLPQETLDTIKEYLIAIKGPLTTPIGGGIRSLNVALRQELDLFTCLRPVRWFKGVPSPVKRPQDVDMVIFRENTEDIYAGIEFKEGTDEVKKIIDFLQNEMGATNIRFPETSGIGVKPVSKEGTERLVRAAIQYAIDNNRKTVTLVHKGNIMKFTEGAFKQWGYDVAHNEFADKVFTWQQYDEIVEKDGKDAANQAQEKAEQDGKIIIKDSIADIFLQQILTRPAEHDVVATMNLNGDYISDALAAQVGGIGIAPGANINYESGHAIFEATHGTAPKYAGLNKVNPSSELLSSVLMLEHLGWQEAADKITDAIEATIASKVVTYDFARLMDGATEVSTSEFADELIKNLK; encoded by the coding sequence ATGTCAGCTGAAAAAATTACTAGAATTAACGATGGATTAAATGTACCTAATGAACCAATTATTCCTTTTATTATTGGTGATGGTATTGGACCAGATATTTGGAAAGCAGCGAGTCGCGTTATTGATGCAGCTGTTGAAAAAGCATATAACGGCGAAAAACGTATTGAATGGAAAGAAGTACTAGCAGGTCAAAAAGCTTTTGATGAAACAGGTGAATGGTTACCTCAAGAAACGCTTGACACGATTAAAGAATATTTAATCGCTATTAAGGGACCATTAACTACACCAATTGGTGGTGGTATTCGTTCATTAAATGTTGCATTACGTCAAGAATTAGACCTATTTACATGTTTACGTCCAGTTCGTTGGTTCAAAGGTGTCCCTTCACCAGTTAAACGTCCACAAGATGTTGATATGGTCATCTTCCGTGAAAATACTGAAGATATTTATGCAGGTATCGAATTTAAAGAAGGTACTGATGAAGTTAAAAAAATTATTGATTTCTTACAAAATGAAATGGGTGCTACTAACATTCGCTTCCCAGAAACTTCAGGTATTGGTGTGAAACCAGTTTCTAAAGAAGGTACTGAACGTTTAGTTAGAGCTGCAATTCAGTATGCAATCGATAATAACCGTAAAACTGTTACGCTTGTTCACAAAGGTAATATTATGAAATTCACCGAAGGCGCATTTAAGCAATGGGGCTATGATGTAGCTCATAATGAATTTGCTGATAAGGTATTTACTTGGCAACAATATGATGAAATTGTTGAAAAAGATGGTAAAGATGCAGCAAATCAAGCTCAAGAAAAAGCTGAACAAGATGGAAAAATCATTATTAAAGATTCTATCGCTGACATTTTCTTACAACAAATTTTAACTCGTCCAGCAGAACATGATGTAGTTGCTACAATGAATCTAAATGGTGACTATATTTCAGATGCTTTAGCAGCTCAAGTGGGCGGAATTGGAATTGCACCTGGTGCAAACATTAACTATGAGTCAGGACACGCTATTTTCGAAGCAACACATGGTACTGCACCTAAATATGCTGGTTTAAACAAAGTTAACCCATCTTCTGAATTATTAAGTTCAGTTCTAATGTTAGAACATTTAGGTTGGCAAGAAGCCGCTGATAAGATTACTGATGCAATTGAAGCTACTATTGCTTCTAAAGTTGTAACTTATGATTTTGCTCGTTTAATGGATGGTGCTACTGAAGTATCAACTTCAGAATTCGCTGATGAGTTAATTAAAAACTTAAAGTAA
- a CDS encoding response regulator transcription factor, translating into MSQKVLVVDDEQSIVTLLKYNLETAGYIVEVAYDGEEALEKVNEIQPELVVLDVMLPKKDGIEVCKTIRSDKNLVPILMLTAKDDEFDRVLGLELGADDYMTKPFSPREVVARVKAILRRSKFASEIEKADVDDEDILIENIRIRPEFFEVYKDDELLELTPKEFELLLYLIERQGRVITREHMLNSVWNYEFAGDSRIVDVHISHLRDKLEENPKQPKLIKTVRGLGYKLERPKA; encoded by the coding sequence ATGTCACAAAAAGTATTAGTGGTTGACGATGAGCAATCAATTGTAACTTTACTTAAATATAATCTTGAAACGGCTGGTTACATCGTTGAGGTAGCTTACGATGGTGAAGAAGCTTTGGAAAAGGTGAATGAAATTCAACCAGAACTTGTCGTTTTAGATGTAATGTTACCTAAAAAAGATGGTATTGAAGTATGTAAAACAATACGTTCTGATAAAAATTTAGTACCTATTTTAATGTTAACTGCAAAAGATGATGAGTTTGATCGTGTATTAGGATTAGAATTAGGTGCCGATGATTATATGACAAAACCTTTTTCTCCTAGAGAAGTTGTGGCGAGAGTTAAAGCTATCTTGAGAAGATCTAAATTTGCTAGTGAAATTGAAAAAGCAGATGTTGATGATGAGGATATATTGATTGAAAATATTAGAATCAGACCTGAATTCTTTGAGGTATATAAAGATGATGAATTATTAGAACTCACTCCTAAAGAATTTGAACTATTGTTGTATCTAATAGAAAGACAAGGGCGAGTAATCACTCGAGAACACATGTTAAATTCTGTATGGAATTATGAATTCGCAGGCGATTCTCGAATTGTTGATGTTCATATAAGTCATTTAAGAGACAAACTCGAAGAGAATCCGAAACAACCTAAATTAATTAAAACTGTTCGTGGACTCGGTTATAAATTAGAGAGACCTAAAGCTTAA
- the pnpS gene encoding two-component system histidine kinase PnpS, with amino-acid sequence MLKFHHRLLLLLSTITIISFIGLGVIIHHTIYQILSTAQVTELKHVSENFLKLNKQNENNEIKNISANQNLIVRISENGKVIYQTGNQNKINDNIDNEANPSNIIYKRENGQVRYTFKTTVNDKTIYISGMNTEILELQKSMWKYLSLIGIIVLLAIYLAVRSINRTYIRPINEVTYATSLIADGYYHVRVPESNVKETKALFVTTNDLARRLQKLNNKQKMQSNRLKTTLENIPSSVLMIDKHGEIVVANHAYYELFRPNGKVENKNYTSYLDPKIQQLILESFKTEKPLYDQIEILLNNVHHKYFDLSCVPILSKSKKKLQGMVVVMHDITNLKKLENLRREFVANVSHELKTPITSIKGFAETLIEGAKNDEESLDMFLNIILKESNRIESLVMDLLDLSHIEQQTEIETAFMNLSELAYTTIDNLQNQARYKDIKIVSEIEKDVIIEAHENKIAQVITNLLSNAINYSLENNEVIVRVYREGHEVNLEIQDFGIGIDKSDQKHIFERFYRVDKARSRDSGGTGLGLSITKHIVEAHHGTINVESNIGEGSLFKVSFLDEKE; translated from the coding sequence ATGCTTAAATTTCATCATAGATTATTATTGCTATTAAGCACAATTACTATAATCAGTTTTATTGGTTTAGGCGTCATTATTCATCATACAATTTATCAAATATTATCAACAGCTCAGGTTACAGAACTCAAACATGTATCTGAAAATTTTTTGAAATTAAACAAGCAAAATGAGAATAATGAAATTAAAAATATTTCAGCTAATCAAAATTTAATTGTTAGAATTTCTGAAAATGGTAAAGTGATATACCAAACTGGTAACCAAAATAAAATAAATGATAACATTGATAATGAAGCTAATCCATCAAATATCATTTATAAAAGAGAAAATGGTCAGGTTAGATATACATTTAAAACAACTGTCAATGACAAAACGATATACATAAGTGGGATGAATACTGAGATTCTTGAATTACAGAAGAGTATGTGGAAGTATTTATCTTTAATAGGAATTATTGTTCTTTTAGCGATTTATTTAGCTGTTAGAAGTATCAATCGTACATATATTAGACCGATTAATGAAGTGACTTATGCTACCTCGTTAATTGCTGATGGATACTATCATGTTAGAGTACCTGAAAGCAATGTTAAGGAGACAAAAGCGCTATTTGTCACGACTAACGATCTTGCAAGACGGTTACAAAAGCTTAATAATAAACAAAAAATGCAATCAAATCGATTAAAAACAACATTAGAAAATATACCAAGTTCAGTATTAATGATTGACAAACATGGTGAAATTGTTGTGGCCAATCATGCATACTATGAGTTGTTTAGGCCAAACGGTAAGGTTGAAAATAAAAACTATACATCATATTTAGATCCTAAAATTCAACAATTAATTCTAGAAAGTTTCAAAACTGAAAAGCCACTATATGATCAGATAGAAATTTTATTAAATAATGTTCATCATAAATATTTCGATTTGTCATGTGTTCCAATACTAAGTAAATCTAAGAAAAAGTTACAAGGTATGGTTGTAGTAATGCATGACATTACAAATTTGAAAAAATTGGAAAACTTGCGTCGGGAGTTTGTTGCAAATGTATCTCATGAGCTTAAAACACCTATTACATCTATTAAAGGCTTCGCTGAAACACTCATAGAAGGTGCGAAAAACGATGAAGAATCACTTGATATGTTCTTAAATATTATTTTAAAAGAATCTAATCGTATTGAGTCACTCGTTATGGATTTATTGGATTTATCACATATCGAACAACAAACAGAGATAGAAACAGCATTTATGAATTTATCAGAGCTTGCTTACACAACTATTGATAACTTACAAAACCAGGCAAGATATAAAGATATTAAAATAGTATCCGAAATAGAAAAAGATGTCATTATAGAAGCACATGAAAACAAAATTGCACAAGTCATTACTAATTTACTATCAAATGCAATTAATTATTCACTTGAGAATAATGAGGTTATTGTAAGAGTGTATAGAGAAGGACATGAAGTAAATTTAGAAATACAAGACTTTGGTATTGGAATAGATAAAAGTGATCAAAAGCATATTTTTGAAAGATTTTATCGGGTGGATAAAGCAAGAAGTAGAGATTCAGGTGGTACAGGTTTAGGTTTATCTATAACAAAACATATAGTGGAGGCACACCATGGAACGATTAATGTCGAAAGCAATATTGGTGAGGGCTCGCTATTTAAAGTTTCATTTTTAGATGAAAAAGAATGA